From the Brassica napus cultivar Da-Ae chromosome A8, Da-Ae, whole genome shotgun sequence genome, one window contains:
- the LOC106361595 gene encoding uncharacterized protein LOC106361595, with the protein MPRLLFKLSPLIYKSRSVRTFSSSTTGPCTPMCMIMSPSPNGNVGEALLFDVDSCELVRSPEKAFPKEFYNATLVGTSRGWGMFSNRLDRSAVISDFLNPYASKSEPKVVPLPPFTTMHTYQTEVVCNMAMSSSPEPYDKDWVVGIKFLGKQLSFCRPHLDLRWTNIPTPFESWDTSKLMYSKKDQRFNLLAPGGNYLCSWDHDFTKDKKPKFHELVLHNLPSMPREQQQRLDSNCREDHWVESPSGESFLVKWFSEYTPEGCKAPMVMVFREEDTKDGRKNMHYTDDIGDMCIFISKSEDFCLKASSCRGLNPNSIFLNGRLFVSLNMSKFSCRLYEYPEDTPYTIPYSPYWLPPFSSY; encoded by the exons ATGCCTCGGCTTCTCTTCAAGCTCTCTCCCCTC ATCTACAAGAGCAGGAGCGTCCGTACGTTTTCATCGTCCACGACCGGGCCGTGTACTCCGATGTGCATGATTATGTCTCCCTCTCCTAACGGAAACGTGGGAGAAGCCCTGCTGTTCGACGTGGACAGTTGTGAGTTAGTTAGATCTCCAGAGAAAGCATTTCCCAAAGAGTTTTATAACGCTACATTGGTCGGAACCTCCCGTGGGTGGGGCATGTTCTCCAATAGGCTAGACCGCTCAGCAGTTATCAGCGACTTTCTGAACCCATATGCTTCCAAGTCAGAACCAAAGGTGGTTCCTCTGCCTCCATTCACTACAATGCACACTTACCAAACCGAAGTGGTGTGCAACATGGCCATGTCCTCTTCTCCTGAGCCATACGACAAAGACTGGGTCGTTGGCATCAAGTTCTTGGGTAAACAGCTAAGTTTCTGCAGACCCCATCTTGATCTGCGATGGACTAACATCCCAACACCTTTTGAGTCATGGGATACCTCAAAACTAATGTATTCCAAGAAAGACCAACGGTTCAACTTGCTTGCTCCTGGAGGCAACTACTTATGCTCTTGGGATCACGACTTCACTAAAGACAAGAAGCCTAAGTTCCATGAGTTGGTGTTGCACAACCTTCCAAGCATGCCACGCGAACAACAGCAACGGTTGGATTCTAACTGCAGGGAGGATCACTGGGTGGAGTCACCTTCCGGCGAATCTTTCCTTGTCAAATG GTTCTCAGAATACACCCCTGAAGGGTGCAAAGCGCCGATGGTAATGGTGTTTAGAGAGGAGGATACAAAAGATGGGAGGAAAAACATGCACTACACTGACGACATTGGAGATATGTGCATTTTCATCTCGAAAAGTGAGGACTTCTGTCTTAAGGCGAGCTCTTGCCGTGGCCTCAACCCTAACTCCATCTTTTTAAATGGACGTTTGTTTGTGTCGCTCAATATGAGTAAGTTTAGCTGCCGTCTCTATGAATATCCAGAAGATACACCATATACCATTCCTTACTCCCCCTACTGGCTTCCTCCGTTTTCTAGCTATTAG
- the LOC106361594 gene encoding transcription factor TCP24-like gives MEDDDDIETQQQTSRKLQRLSSDKTEMRDWSNPSSRIIRVSRATGGKDRHSKVLTSKGLRDRRIRLSVATAIQFYDLQDRLGFDQPSKAVEWLINAASDSISDLNPIDTNFEQTLSLSKSSTSESSLLSLSRTESRGKARERTAKDKDLQSSFTQLLTRGLDEPNRSWTGGGSSDCFNPVQLIPSSLNHRQEPSLNHNNSQNQYSFLPNYNVGISSSDSPGASGCYSSRGTLQSNSQPLFLNNNSNINQRSISSSSSSSSPKDSQSISFFMAPPVNHHSHDQLPEAFDGRLYLYYGEGNRNSDDKGKEIR, from the coding sequence ATGGAAGACGACGACGACATTGAGACACAACAACAAACAAGCAGAAAGCTACAGAGACTCTCCTCCGACAAAACTGAAATGAGGGACTGGAGCAATCCATCGTCTCGGATCATTAGGGTTTCACGAGCTACCGGTGGCAAAGACCGACACAGCAAAGTCTTAACATCAAAAGGGTTAAGAGATCGGAGGATACGTCTCTCCGTCGCTACAGCGATCCAGTTCTACGACCTCCAAGACCGTCTCGGGTTCGATCAGCCGAGCAAAGCCGTTGAGTGGCTTATCAACGCGGCTTCTGACTCAATCTCCGATTTGAATCCGATCGATACGAACTTCGAACAGACGCTTTCGCTGTCTAAGTCGAGCACGTCTGAGAGCTCGTTGTTGTCTTTGTCGAGGACAGAGAGTCGTGGCAAAGCGAGGGAGAGAACAGCTAAAGACAAAGACTTGCAAAGCTCCTTCACTCAGCTTCTCACACGCGGTTTAGACGAACCGAACCGGAGTTGGACCGGTGGTGGTTCTTCTGATTGTTTCAACCCGGTTCAGCTCATACCGAGCTCCTTGAATCATCGTCAAGAGCCGTCGTTGAATCATAATAATAGTCAAAACCAATACTCTTTTTTACCGAACTACAACGTTGGAatctcttcttctgattctcCCGGAGCATCCGGTTGTTACAGTAGTAGGGGGACCCTTCAGTCCAATTCACAACCACTCTTTctcaacaacaacagcaacatTAATCAAAGATCGatatcttcgtcttcttcttcatcgtctCCAAAGGacagtcaaagcatatcatttTTCATGGCTCCGCCTGTCAACCACCATAGTCATGATCAGCTTCCAGAGGCTTTTGATGGCCGGTTATATCTCTATTACGGTGAAGGAAACCGGAACTCCGACGATAAAGGAAAGGAGATAAGATAG
- the LOC106361592 gene encoding probable inositol transporter 2 — translation MEGGIHGGADKSAFRECFSLTWKNPYVLRLAFSAGIGGLLFGYDTGVISGALLYIKEDFKTVDRETWLQEMIVSMAVAGAIVGAAIGGWANDKFGRRSAILMADFLFLIGAIIMAVAPNPSLIVVGRVFVGLGVGMASMTAPLYISEASPAKIRGALVSTNGFLITGGQFVSYLINLAFTDVKGTWRWMLGIAGVPALLQFILMFTLPESPRWLYRKGREEEAKAIMRRIYSAEDVEHEIRALKDSVESEIFEEGSSEKINITKLCKTKTVRRGLIAGVGLQVFQQFVGINTVMYYSPTIFQLAGFASNRTAILLSLVTAGLNAFGSIISIYLIDRTGRKKLLIISLFGVIVSLGLLTGVFYEVTTHAPAISSLETQRFNNVTCPDYNSSLKAQTWDCMTCLKASSPSCGFCSSPSGKEHPGACWVSNDSVKDLCHNENRLWYTRGCPSNFGWFALLGLGLYIIFFSPGMGTVPWIVNSEIYPLRFRGICGGIAATANWISNLIVAQSFLSLTEAIGTSWTFLMFGVISVIALLFVVVCVPETKGMPMEEIEKMLEGRSLHFKFWKKRSQPVEKGNQTA, via the exons atggaAGGAGGAATACATGGAGGGGCAGATAAATCAGCTTTCAGAGAATGTTTTTCTCTAACATGGAAGAACCCTTATGTTCTTCGTCTTGCTTTCTCCGCAGGAATCGGTGGTCTTCTCTTTGGCTACGATACCG GAGTTATATCAGGAGCTCTGCTTTATATCAAAGAAGATTTCAAGACTGTTGACCGGGAAACTTGGTTACAG GAAATGATAGTGAGCATGGCGGTTGCTGGAGCCATCGTTGGAGCAGCCATCGGAGGTTGGGCCAATGACAAATTCGGGAGGAGAAGCGCCATTCTCATGGCGGATTTCCTCTTCCTAATAGGAGCTATCATTATGGCTGTCGCTCCTAACCCGTCCCTCATTGTCGTTGGCCGTGTTTTTGTGGGCCTTGGGGTCGGTATGGCTTCGATGACCGCCCCGCTCTACATATCAGAAGCTTCTCCAGCTAAGATCAGAGGAGCTTTGGTCAGTACCAATGGGTTTCTTATCACCGGAGGACAATTCGTGTCTTACCTCATTAACTTAGCCTTCACCGAC GTGAAAGGAACATGGAGGTGGATGCTTGGAATCGCGGGAGTTCCAGCCCTTTTGCAGTTCATCTTAATGTTTACACTCCCTGAATCACCTCGTTGGTTATACCGCAAG ggaagagaagaagaggctAAAGCAATCATGAGAAGAATATACTCAGCAGAAGATGTAGAACACGAGATTAGAGCACTAAAAGACTCAGTTGAATCAGAGATATTCGAAGAAGGATCTTCCGAGAAAATCAACATTACCAAACTATGCAAAACCAAAACCGTTAGACGAGGACTAATAGCTGGTGTTGGTCTCCAAGTGTTTCAGCAGTTCGTTGGTATCAACACTGTTATGTATTATAGTCCCACCATTTTCCAGCTGGCCGGTTTTGCTTCAAACAGAACAGCTATTCTCTTGTCTCTAGTTACCGCAGGACTTAACGCATTTGGTTCCATCATTAGCATTTACCTCATCGATAGAACCGGAAGGAAAAAGCTTTTGATCATTAGTCTTTTTGGAGTCATTGTCTCTCTTGGATTGCTAACTGGTGTTTTCTATGAAGTGACTACTCATGCTCCTGCGATTAGCTCCCTCGAGACACAAAGGTTCAATAACGTTACTTGTCCGGATTACAACTCATCTTTGAAAGCACAAACTTGGGATTGTATGACTTGTTTGaaagcttcttctccttcttgtgGGTTTTGTTCATCTCCCAGTGGAAAG GAACATCCTGGGGCTTGTTGGGTCTCTAATGATTCGGTTAAGGACTTATGTCATAATGAAAACCGGCTTTGGTACACAAGAGGATGTCCTAGTAATTTTGGTTGGTTTGCTCTTCTTGGATTGGGACTTTATATCATTTTCTTCTCTCCGGGGATGGGGACTGTTCCATGGATAGTTAACTCAGAGATTTATCCATTGAGATTCAGAGGAATCTGTGGAGGAATAGCTGCAACTGCAAATTGGATATCAAATTTAATTGTAGCTCAGTCTTTCTTGTCTTTGACTGAAGCTATTGGGACTTCTTGGACTTTCCTCATGTTTGGAGTGATCTCAGTCATTGCTCTTCTCTTTGTTGTGGTGTGTGTTCCGGAGACAAAAGGAATGCCAATGGAGGAGATTGAGAAGATGCTTGAGGGAAGATCTCTTCATTTCAAGTTCTGGAAGAAAAGATCACAGCCCGTTGAGAAAGGAAACCAAACTGCATAA